AACATACGATATAACATTATCAAATAATTTATTTTTGCTTGTATCTTTTCGTGTGTAAACCTTGTATGCACATCCTGTCTACTAATTTAAATCCCTTCTCCATTTATCAGACTAGAGAGAGATTTTTCTAAAGAAGAGGACAGGGACTCGGAAGCTGTAAGTGAAAGTGGAAGTATATGAGTGTGCGATAAGGTTAATGATGCGGGTACATAATTATTTATACAATACATATGATCATCAATGTTATCATGTCCGGTATTTTATTCATGTACCGTTCTATATATCTTTATTTTTATTTTTATATTTTTGGGTCTGAATCTCTTGGAAGAAAGTTCAAAATTAATTCCGGGTAATGTGTCGCCATATGAATATCAGTGTCATTCTCAGATCTTTGAATCATTGTCTGTTCGGTTGGGGCTTATCTTGGGCTAAAAATTATGGATAAATATGAGAAAACGATATGTAATATATATAAATATTTTAGTTTTTATATATATTAAATGTCTTACATGCCAGATTACAAATAATAATCTTACAATAGACGTCATCAAAATATGTATTACAATACATTATATTTATGTATATATCTTGATCAAATGGCATGGTTCCTCCAAGCATTCATTCATTGGTGCAGGATGTACAGAAAACACTTTTAATTGACGACGTCTTTAATTAATTTGTTGTCTCTCTATTATTTCATTACAGTTGTAAATAATATGAAAGTTAAAATCCACAGCATTGTTTGTAAAAGAGTAGTATATGATAATTAACATTAGAATTCAATACATGTGATCATATCGAGTAATATAAGACATTGGATCCGTGGGATCCACTTTATCAGAAGTGAGCCCACTGCGCTTAATCACGACCTCAATCATTTCGTTTAAAAAATTGGATCATGTGTACTATCAGATGGTCATAACCACTTTATCAAAGGTTTTCAGCCTTTTAAAAAAAAAAAAGTTTTACAGGGCCGGGCCTGGGTACGGTGGTACATTGGGGATCCCTTCCGTTACTGAATTGTATCGGAAGAAGAATTTGATTGGGCTTCCGAAACATTCTTCGTTTAGGCTTGAAAAGTTTGTGGCCCACTTGGTCTGACTCATCTCACCCGACGGGTATAATTAAGAATACACTCTTAATTTACTTTTCTAAGTCTCAAAACCATGTCGGGAAAAAGCGTTGGTAAGAGATGTTTTTTCTTTGTCTAGATTAGATATGATTTGAATTTGTATTGATATGTTTAGATTTCATGTACAGTGGTCTTCTGGTGCTTGAAGGATTGCCCAATCCCTGAAAGTCTGAATCCTGGGTTGGTTTGTGCGAATATAAAAAAATCTCTTGAGAAAAAGGGTTATGATGGATTGTTGTCAATCAAGGCTTATTATGACAAGGAAACGTTCAGTGATGAATTGTTTGCTAAGAAGTATCGGGATGCCGGAATCGACCTCATTCCGGGTAGGTTAAAGTCAAAACTTACTTTTTTTTTTTTTTTTTTTTTTTTTAGAAAAACTAAAACTTATATTTGTGTGGACATATTATATAGTTCCTGCAGGTGGTAAAACTGCGAGAGATTATAAGATGATGTGGGATATCATTTTGTGTGGAGTGGACAATGTTAAAGGAATCGATTTCTTGGTAATCCTAAAGCCCGTAGAACCTGAGTTTTTGCTTACTCTTTCCTATTTGGAACCTAGAGGCTACAATGTTATCTTAGCATCTCCTGATAAGGAGGTCGCCTCAGAGTTCATACTTAGATCTGTAAGCTCGGTTTGGCTTTCGACAAGCCTATTGGAACAGGGAGACCTTGACGAACTATCCAACATCCGCATTACCAACTTTGATGACTTCAATTCACCACAAGAGTTGGAGGTAATGTAATTAATTAGACATAATAGTATATTGCAACTCTCCTTTATTGTATTCCACCTATTGTGGTTTCAGGCTTTGGGGACGGTGAGACTCAAGATTGAGCTTCAGTCACGTCGAATGAAATGTGGAGGGACTTTGCAAGCTCGAGCAGCAAGGCTCTTCTTACTTAAATCAACACCACTCGATAAGCTCCCAAAGAAATTCAAATGCTAGTTTATAAATGTTTTTTTTTTATCAAAACACTTGTTGAGCTTTGGCTTTTCAAACTCTTGTAACTTAAGGTGTTTATCATCCTCTGTGACTTTTCTTCAGCTTCTTGCAACTAAACATCCTTTGTTAACAAACATATATTTGTCGCCTAAATATTTTATAATTCAGCTAACATCAAACATCTGAAGAATTCTACACCGCTAAGCACCGTCGGACAAAGAACCACCGGCCTCTCTTCCAATCAGATCGTTCTCTTTATCGTCGTCGATCCAAAGAAGCTTTGTATTGACGCCGCCAGATGTGAAACCCCGTAAGAAGCTTTAGCAGAGGAAGTTGCATAGCCTTGCCAAAACGATTCATGAAGAAACTACGGTTTATCCGAATCTGCACTAACTTCATCGGTAACCTTTGTCTTTCATCAGTAAGAAGACTTCACTTAAATCTGAAGCGAATATTGATGAAGAGACAAAGCATGACTAGCAATGAGAGCACTCAAGACTTCCTAGACCAAACATAATGTGAATAAATCATACCTTTTTTATTCATTTAGATTATCCATATTGATATTTGATATTTTTATTATATTATGAAAATTCGTTTTTAATTATATATGAAATTCATTAAAGATACTGTTTAAATTAACAAATTACAACAGCCTTTCTGGAAAAGATAATAACATAACAACTTCCGTTTATTTTCTCTGGTGAAAAGGATAGCCAAATAAAATTCAACTTTACATATGTGAGAGGTATAACATTATTGCAGACAGAAGGTGAAATAAGGAAGCCGAAACCTCAAATAAGATTTCAATGACATGTTTGACATGAGCCCCAAGAGGACCTTTTCCTATGCTGTTGATAAACTGAAACCGCTCGGTGTCATGGAGAAGTTGGCAGAAGGAGGCGCCGGTTAGATAGACCAACTCCGACCACCACCACCGCCAAGGCGCTAAGTAAAGTTCTCTCCCCTCCGCCTCCAAGTGATTCCTCCCGCCGCCGTTAATGGCTGAAGCTTTGGCTATGGATATTTTCCTTATATCTTCAACAGTGGCGTAGCCCTTACGCGTATTATTCATCATCCCTCTGTTTTTCTTCTATCCCTCATATGCTGATATGCTTCCTCTTCAATAAGAAGACGACCCAGAGAAAACAGAGGCGGTTCTACTTTTAGACGGTGGAAGTAATACAATAAACTTAAGTGAGAGGATGATGTTCATGGCCTCCCAGAACCGGAGCAACTGCACTTGAACGGTGGAGGAGGAGCGTCCGGTCTGTAATTCAGAGTGAAAGATCAAAGCGTTGGCCATATCTCAGAACATAAGTTCACAGTGTTGTATTGACGGATTGAAAAGATGGTTTCCCGAGTAGAAAGGACTAACCTTTTTATACATGCAGATACACAGCCTTGCAGGATTGAAGCTTGCATTGAAGATAGATCATGGGTGATGGATTAATGGAGGGTTTTAAGAAGATGAATCTGTAACAGGTATCCTTTCAGATTGTAAGAAAGAAGATTAACAATCGCGTTTGAAATCCTAGGGTAAGAGACGCACTCTGTTTCTTCGGCCCCCATCCCACACAAATTGCTTAACAACTAAAGAGCCCATCACCTCGTGTATCCACAACAAATAAAACCCACAATACCACCGAATAAATGAAACGGTGAGTTTCAAAGTGTCAAACATACGTGAACCGAATTTCTGACATGGATGATGACGTGTCTCTCTAAGGAGAGAGCAAACTATACTTTATATAATTGGATAGTATAGATTCCAATAGAAGTGTGAATTAATTGTCTTGGGCCTGGTTTTCATAATTTATTAAAAGTGGCCGACAAAAGACAAAAACACAAGAAGACATTCCTAGTTTTATCGAGATCAAATTTGGGGCTCTTTCTCTCATCAGCGGCCGCCACACAGACAATCTGATAATCTCGAACCCTAATCTGGTTTCAAGTCTCGAACGAAGCACCATGTCTGAACCAGTAAAAAGCATCGGTAAGTCTTGTCCCTCTGTTGTTCTGAGATTGTTTATATATATCGTAGGTTTAGAGTTTTTGTTCAACCTCGAATTTTGTATCGACCATTCACAGATCCAGGTTACACAGGGGTGTTCTGGGACTATGATGATTTACCCATAGCTGGTAGTTTCAATCCTTTTGATGTTCATCTTAATATAAAAGCTTCTCTTGCCAAGAAGAATCTGTGTGGATTTTTTGAACTGAGTTTCTACTGTGACAAGGAATTACCAGTCCCAGATTACTTGGTGCAATCTTACCGTAAAGCCAGGCTTTGCTTCGTTCCTGATGGTAATAAATATTCTCTCTCTTTTTTTTTTTTTTTTTTTTTTTTTTTCTCAATTCCAGTGATTTTATACTTTTTCCTTATTACAACAGTGAGCAAATCTTTGAGAGCAAAAATTATGATAAGAGACATTCTTCTTTACGCATGGGACAACAATCCTTGTTTTAATGATGGTCAACCAGCTAACTTGGTGATCGTCTCCAACACCATCTCACAAGATCCCGACATGATCAGCGTTCTTCAAGCTTTGAACCAGAGAAACTTCTCCGTTCTCTTAGTACGCTCGGACGAGCTCAAGCATAAGGCCGTTGATCCAGGAGACATTGCCACTGAAAATTTGGACTGGCTTTGGCAAAGCATCATGTTTGGTGATAAACCTTTCATCGACCCAAGCGAAACCCGTGCTGGTTCTCTCCTTTGCAGCGGATGCCATGAAGAAGTTTCAATCACTGAAGATGAAGATGGAGATGGAGATGGAGATGGAGAACAGACAGAAGATGCTGTCGTTAAGTTGTAAGCTCAGAGACAGAAGATGAAGCTGTTGGGCAACAATTTTTTTGAAGAAGTGTTGTACAACGTTTAAAATTTTTAAAATTCATTATTCTTATTGGTTTTATTATATTATTTGATGTATATAAAATATGTTTATAGAATTTAAATGTGGTTTTAGATATAATTTTACTAAATTTTATCAAAATATATTAACTGTTAAGAAGATATAAAAATAATTCCATTATGAATATAAAAAATAATATAATGTTTATTTTTAGTATATAAAATTTATATATATATGTATAATATTAATTTATAATTTTAATGAGACTATATGCTTACATAGAATTTTCTTAAAAATAATTATCTTATTATCTTATCGATTTGTGTCATATTTGAACTAGCCTAACTTTGAACCGAAGAAATTTATTAATTTATGATGTTTATTAATTTATCGAGTTTCTACAGATTTTTTTTTATAAAAAACATATATGGTCACAAATTAATTTGATTATTAACATAATTCACACACACACACATATATATATATATATTTGAACCCTAAGAATATAACAATTAATATTTTACTTGAAGTGCAATTTATTTGGTATAAAAACTCAAGACATATTTATCTATCTTATTAAAACAGAAGTACACTTTATTTGACATAAATCATTTTTTTTGGAAAGATAAATTTATTAATATACATAAACCTATTATTTGGTGTTTTAATTTATAAATGGATACATCAAAAATAATTAATGTAGTTAAAATTATTAATTGATGAATATGTTATATATCATATCATATTGATTGGTTTGATATGAAACCATAATATGAGCAACTAATAAATTATAGATAATTAAAAACCATCAAATAACTCTTCTTACATATTAATAAATATTAATTAATTAACCATAGATCATTTATTTTGTTAGATTATTCTCTAACCAAAATTACTATTATATTCTAACCCAATTATTCTTTAACAAATTTTTGTAATAAATGTTACATATTATAAATTGAATAAATATTTAAACGGATGTATGTTTCTAAAACCATTACATTTTTGTGTTGTGAAAATTTAAATATGCAAATACTATTAAATTTTTTAAAACTTAATCTATAGTGTAATGTTAATATTTTTTATTGCTTGGTTTTCATATTCGATTGAAATCTGCGCTTAACCCAGGTGTAGCCTTACGAAAACTGAAAAAAAAGAAAAAAAAATAAAACAGTGTCTTTCATGCATGCATGCAGGAATCCGGACATGGAGTTTTCCGTGAACAAATTTTTTTTTCTTTAAATGGAAATAGGAATAAATGTTTAAAAAGGCAATTTGTCTGATCTTTTTACGTAAAAAAGTAAAATTCTGCAGTGAGAGAAAACGTCCTTCTTCTTTTTAAGACAGAAAGCGTCCTTATCTATTCATGATGCCACAATTTGATCGATCCGTACTTTTTTGATTTCAGTACGAGTCAGTTGATTGGTCATTTGGTCTAGTGTCATTTTCATGTCCCCAAATCTCTTAGTATAAATATTAAGTTCCATGAAAATCAGTGGTAAAATAGAGAAAATTTGGATAAATACACTGAAATAAGATTTAATTTGAAGACTACAATATTATTTAAGTTTTTAGAAAAATACACTTTGATATATATAAATTTACAAAATAGTCCAATCTCAATATTCTTAATTATTTATCATAATTTATTTTATACTAGTAACGATTTTAACAAAATAAGTTTTTTTTTTTAAAAAAAAAATCTTTAAAGTATCTACACCAGTTTTTTTAATATTAAACTTTTTATGTTTTTGAAACAAAAAAAAAAGAAAATAAAACCATCGAGACGACGTCTCATTTTCTCCTTCTCCGATTCTTTATTTCAGAAAAACTTTTTTTCTTTCTAGTTTCACATTATTATTTTCCATTTTCTTGGTAACTGTTTTAGTTTTTATTTTGCAATAAAGTTGATTACTTGTGAATGGGAATCAATTGGTCTCTGTTTCCCTACAGCCAACACAATCAGTAACCTCATTAGATTCCTGCAATGCAGTGTATTTATTGCCGATCGAAAGATGTTAAAAATATGTTAAATTTGTATTAATGTATGTTAAACTCTCTTTCATGATGCATGAAAATCGTTTTAGTTTTGTATCAATTAATTTAGTAAAACTTCATAATACTCTCTAAATCGGTGGAATAGCCACTAGAAAATCGCTATTGTTCTAGAGAAACAGAGACATCAAAGGTTCCAAACCTCCTTAAACATCATAATATGTTAGTGCATGATGCAACTATGTAAAAAACAATATTGTCATATTTTTTGAATTTTTTCAAAATCTATGTGTTAACACACTATAAGAAATTTGAGTTTTTCGTTAAATGTCCTATAAATTCAAGCCTATAATCTTTAGTGTTGTTTTAAAATTTTTAATTACATCTACATTTGTATTAATGTATTTTAAACTCTCTTTCATGGTACATATGTATCTTTCTAATTTTTTATCAATTAATTTAGTAAAACTTCATATAATCTCTAAATCATTGGATTAATCATTATAAAATTGATATTTTCTAGAGAAACATAGACAACAAATGTTCCAAACCTCTTTGACCATTATCATATGTTAGTTTATGATGCAACTATGCATTAAAACAATATTGTTATATTTTTGATTTTTTTTCAAAATCTATGTATAAACTCATACGAAATATTGAGATTTATGTTAAACGCTCTATATACTGAAGCCTAATTTTTTTAGTGTTGTTTTAAAATTTCTAGCCACATTCTACATTTGTATTAATGTATAATAAACTCTCTTTTATGGTATATGAGAATCATTATAATTTTTTATCAATTAATTTAATAAAACTTCATAATACTCTTAAAATCGGTAGAATACCCACTATAAAATCGCTATTTTCTTGAAAAACGGAGACAGCAAAGGTTCAAAACCTCTTTGAACATCATTATAAAATCGCTATTTTCTTAAGAATCGGAGAACACGAATTCGGATGTGTACGAGATCGATTACAGGGGACCGGAGACTCATAACTCTAAACCTCCACCAGAGACTTTACACGGCAAGCGACCGTTCATCCACCATAAAACCTCCGCCGCTGGATCCGCCGGCGCTCATGTTGGAGGACAGAGTAAGATGCTATCTCCCTTACTTGATTACTCATTAATATATTTATGGCATTTGGTTGGAGAACATAAGTATACTTATGATCCGAGGAATAGTGACTAAAACATATGCAGTTTGATAATCCTATTAATTAATGACAAGGTTGATGATCCTATGATGACCTAAACATACGATATAACATTATCAAATAATTTATTTTTGCTTGTATCTTTTCGTGTGTAAACCTTGTATGCACATCATGTCTACTAATTTAAATCCCTTCTCCATTTATCAGACTAGAGA
This genomic interval from Brassica oleracea var. oleracea cultivar TO1000 chromosome C2, BOL, whole genome shotgun sequence contains the following:
- the LOC106327580 gene encoding uncharacterized protein LOC106327580 isoform X2, whose translation is MSGKSVVVFWCLKDCPIPESLNPGLVCANIKKSLEKKGYDGLLSIKAYYDKETFSDELFAKKYRDAGIDLIPVPAGGKTARDYKMMWDIILCGVDNVKGIDFLALGTVRLKIELQSRRMKCGGTLQARAARLFLLKSTPLDKLPKKFKC
- the LOC106327580 gene encoding uncharacterized protein LOC106327580 isoform X1, encoding MSGKSVVVFWCLKDCPIPESLNPGLVCANIKKSLEKKGYDGLLSIKAYYDKETFSDELFAKKYRDAGIDLIPVPAGGKTARDYKMMWDIILCGVDNVKGIDFLVILKPVEPEFLLTLSYLEPRGYNVILASPDKEVASEFILRSVSSVWLSTSLLEQGDLDELSNIRITNFDDFNSPQELEALGTVRLKIELQSRRMKCGGTLQARAARLFLLKSTPLDKLPKKFKC
- the LOC106325715 gene encoding uncharacterized protein LOC106325715; this encodes MSEPVKSIDPGYTGVFWDYDDLPIAGSFNPFDVHLNIKASLAKKNLCGFFELSFYCDKELPVPDYLVQSYRKARLCFVPDVSKSLRAKIMIRDILLYAWDNNPCFNDGQPANLVIVSNTISQDPDMISVLQALNQRNFSVLLVRSDELKHKAVDPGDIATENLDWLWQSIMFGDKPFIDPSETRAGSLLCSGCHEEVSITEDEDGDGDGDGEQTEDAVVKL
- the LOC106323118 gene encoding uncharacterized protein LOC106323118 produces the protein MKISESENTNSDVYEIDYRGPETHNSKPPPETLHGKRPFIHHKTSAAGSAGAHVGGQN